The Miscanthus floridulus cultivar M001 chromosome 6, ASM1932011v1, whole genome shotgun sequence genomic interval CATATATCCATCTATTTTGCTTCGTACCATGTGAAATGGTCATCAAAGCATGGAAGACTCCACTGGCAGTAGTTCTTGAGCATGAAAGGGGTTATAGCTGATTTGTCCTCTGTCCACTAGCTTTAACTTGTAACTACCATTCTGAGTAAACTACTGGTGGTGATCTAGACATGAGAAGCCCAATAGAAATGGGGCCATGCATGCATTATTAAGCAGCAGTTTCCTTCTTGCATCGAACTTTTTTCTTCTGGAGAAAGGCATCGGTCAGGACTGTCTTAGACTTCAAGGAAGCAAGAAGTATCTCCAACACCTGCATTTGGATACAGAAATCACAATAAACACAACAGGTTTGAAAGTACCAAAACAACTTACAAGGAGAATAATAAATAAGTATGCAACCTCTTCCTTGCTAATCTTCACGATCCTTTCTTGCAGCGTGCTCAGATCCTTCACACCACTCTGTGCAAGCAAGGCAATGCTAGACACGCTAGATGCCGGAGTTACTGAGAGATCGTCCTTGACAGTGTACGTGGCAGTCCCAGCCACCAACCCATCGGCTTTGACATGTCTCATTGCAACATTCATTGAATTGGAACAACTAGGGCATATGGTGCCCTTTATAGCAGAAAAATAACCACATGCAGGTGCAGCAAGTCTTCCATAGCTGTCCGTTTTCCCCTGACATGTGAAAAAACTATCATTGGCATTTAGCGGTGCATCCAGAAGCTGCTGCAAAGGATGAAGCACACTGGGAGCGACGGCTGGGCTGACATAGCGTTCCTTGCTCCTGCTTGAGATCACATACTTGGCGTCCAGTTCCTGCAGACTGTCAAGAACATTCCCAATGCTGCCAACCATTCGCTCCTTGGTAAGCAAACTGGTAATGGTGCTCACAGGGAGGCACAAGAGGGTGGAGAGGAACTCAACAACTTCATTGCCAGCCTCAGCAAAGCAGACTTTCTGAGCCTTGGTATCAATCAAGAGCTTCAACGATAATTCATTAGTAGCCATGATATCCTGTCCTTATGATAAGTCTTCCAATCTCTTGGTGGCTTATTGGTGTCTGCTACTGCCACCAGGGAAAGGAAGTTATACAGGCGTTCATAGTTAACTAGTGTTAGAGTTCGAATTTACCAGAACAGAGTAAAAAAATGCGTGTTTCAGTTTTGCAACAGAACAATTGATTTTAATGGAGGTGATAAGCAGAATGAGAAACATTATTATTGTGTCAACTTCTATCTATAAAGTA includes:
- the LOC136461747 gene encoding uncharacterized protein; the protein is MATNELSLKLLIDTKAQKVCFAEAGNEVVEFLSTLLCLPVSTITSLLTKERMVGSIGNVLDSLQELDAKYVISSRSKERYVSPAVAPSVLHPLQQLLDAPLNANDSFFTCQGKTDSYGRLAAPACGYFSAIKGTICPSCSNSMNVAMRHVKADGLVAGTATYTVKDDLSVTPASSVSSIALLAQSGVKDLSTLQERIVKISKEEVLEILLASLKSKTVLTDAFLQKKKVRCKKETAA